A stretch of DNA from Cannabis sativa cultivar Pink pepper isolate KNU-18-1 chromosome X, ASM2916894v1, whole genome shotgun sequence:
tataatttttatttttaaaatataaaaatatgttctataattacttttattttttaattttaaaaacattaaataaaagtgtattccgtaaattttattttcatttgttgattttatttaagttaggTCTGGAGCCAGGGTCTGGGTCCGGCGTCGGAGTCGGGGTCTAGGTCCGGTGCTAGGATCtagggtccaagtttgggttgggatagGGGTTCAGGTCTGGGGTTTGAGGTCTCGGGTTGAGGTTGAGGTCGGGGTGCAGGGTCGAGGCCGGGTCTGAGGTCGGGGCTCGGTGGGTCTGGGTTTAGGTCGGGGTCCAGGCTAGGGAccagggttcgggtttggggttGGGGTCCGATTCTGGGGCTAGGTCTAGGCTCAGGTTTcgaagtttgggtctgggatcTAGGGTCCGGGTCTAGGGCCGAGTTTTGGGTTTGAGGTTTGAGGTAGGGGTTCGTGTCAAGGTTGGGGtcggggtctgggttcgggtctagggtcTGCGTCTagagtttgggtctagggctGATGTTCGAGGTCAGGGTTTGGAGTTggagtctgggtttgagtttgcgTCCGGGTCAAGGTTAGGGTCCAGGTCGGGATCCGAGTCCAGgtcaaggtttgggtttgggttcgggttcaggtcggGATTgaggtcttggttcgggttggggtcgaggtctgagttcgggttttAAGGTCTAGGTTGGGGTTAGAGTCTTAAATAttgattaagtttttttttttaaaaaaaaaaatattgaaagtgattttttatttttaaattttttaaaatttgattctcaattaaaaaattaaaaaatgaaaacagttttatagaaaaCGATTTCGGGAAATATTTTGACTtttctaatttaaaaaataaaaaattaattaaaaatatgttaCCACCCTAATTTATCTAATTAAGATACCTTAAAAGAATTGAAGAACTTTTTTTACAACTACCATTGATATTTctatcttttctatttcaaaaaaaaatctctttgTTTATGAAAGTGAGGATCATGCTTGTTCTCACTTCTTATATACATTTTTACTTAATTTATCCAATTAAGGTACAAGCGAAGATATTTGGATGTTGTCATTACCATTGATAactttatttatctatttatttatttattttttaaaaaagtactCTTATGTTTTTTAAGATTTTggattttataacaattaagGATACTGCTGGTTATTACTTCTTACTTAATTTATCCAATAAATTTACCCTATAAGAAATGAAGATATTATACTTTTTGTTACACCATTACCAttgattgagaaaataaaaatatctatgtgtTTTATGATTTTGGATTTAAAACAAGAATCATGCtacttttttcttcttataaaccttatttatttaattttctccaATTAAAATATGCTAAACAAAATGAAGATATTTATATTTCTTGTTGTCATTACCATTGACATCTAAAAAAATCTCTATGTCTTatgattttaaatttgaaacaaGGAAGaccttttaaaataaattttaagttTGATGACTTTGCTTGTTTGTACCATTTTTTTCGATGGTTTTCATGCCTTTTATAGTTTTTGTAACATTTTTATGGTTTGTCTCTAACTAATTGTTTAAGGTAGATTTATGATATGGTCAATGAGTACGAGAAGTGTTTCCTTTTGTACTCATACCTTCTACAAACGATTTTCAAATCCGAGAGATAAGTGTTTCAAGTCTTAACATTATGGATTGGTTTACTATTTTTGTTCACATTAactattttttcaataaattgTGTGGTAATAAAGTTTTATGTATTGTTAATTTGTAGGTCAATTTTGAGGAGGGCCAACTGCTATAGAGTTTTTACCGAtaagtttatttaaatattattcaaTTGGGAGTTATTATATTCTAACTATTGAGAATTTCttttttaggttttaatatCATCGCTGGGGGATTAATtcatttttatcttattttatttatagatattttggAAACATTCTTGATATGTCATTGAGTTGGTGTGTACTGTTTAGTTGAAGCTCTAGCTCTTGGGGTGTCCTGTTTGAGGAAGTTATAActttattgtataaatttttaGGGACAGTTTAGTATTATGTTGCTTGCTGACTTTAGCAGTTAATGGTTTGATAAAACATGCCtttcggttagacgatgagctattcAAGTTCAAGGAGATTCCTACACTAATTGTGAATGTCTGTATCATAAATTCATAAGTGAttctacataaaaaaaaaaaaaaaaattgaaacaagGAACATGTTCCTTCTTATATACCTTATTATTAGggattttttcagttttaaccaaaaaagtaacaatattacaaaaatacttccagctggccaaataaacaaatatacatctcaactaaaaaaaattacacaaataccacttacacacactTTTAACTCAGGATCTATGCTTCCTGGGCAACTATCACGCAACCATCGCGCAACCATCGTGCAACTACGCAACAACCCAACGCAAtcgaaacgaaaattcaatcagaaagagaaccaccattaattctgGCGACTTCACTTGAGAAGACGACCAAAATCAATCAAAACAGAGGCTGTttcaaattcataaaaaaaagtgtagaaaaactactacgaaactaaaattcaactggaaatccagtttaatttgcataaaactaatgtcctgacttcaatttttagatccataaaaggcagatctcaaaaagttgaattggagttcccaaacaatccaactcaagtataatccaaaaaaaaaatacattaatactatagtaaaatgtttatcctggtgtattttgttgttttccaattttctaatggtgaatttgttcatattaaattataaaaagacaTGTAGATAGGGTTATGtacatgaaaatattattttaatttttaatgtttcacaacatttgcattacagttgcataaacattttgctaacagttatttcgtctgattgaaaccttcgtttgatgcaaccttcggccaaccacccaGAAACTTTCGTTTGAATGAaacgtctgatgcaaccttcggccaactACCTAGCAACTACTatgcaaccatcgtctgattgaaaccttcgtctgatgtaACCACCGCGCAACCACACAGCAATCACTctgcaaccatcgtctgattaTGTAAGTGATgatagtgtaagtggtattttggtaattaaaattacataaaggGTATAAATGTTGACTTTACCTTAtgaaggtatttttgtaaataaaatgtcaatttatattttttatgtaattattccttattattattatttttttttaaaatttatttaattaagatcTTCTAAAACAAATGAAGATATTATATAGATTTTTGCCATTACTATTGacatctctattttttttaaatctccatattttatgattttattaaaataaggaTTATGCTACTTCTTACTTCTTATAGAGTTTATTTATCCAATGAAGATACCTTAAAAGATTATAGAAATgaagataatataattttattgccattaatattaatatcactatttttttttcaaaaataaataaataagatataatgttttttttatacatttccAATGATATTAtatctcaaaaataaataaataaataataataataatatgattttgaaaaaaaaaaattaagaaaatatcgctaactaattGTGAGTGCAACCTATAGCACCACTGATATCCAATAACAAtacttcaaaaataaatatgtgaAACATTAAATCACACTAAATTTCAACGAGTAGCTTTTCAAACCATTCACATACTATTTTTGTCTTATTTtactatttagaatttttttagagAATCACTAAAAACTCATGTTCTTTAATTGGAATTATGAGTTATTATTTtgcaaaataattataattaaaaaattaatcacataaatacaagaaaattaagaaccaaagtgaaaaaagaaaaccaaatcactacatagtaaaaaaaaaaaaggtatctAGAGCTTTTACATTGGGTGAGACGTTTTTTCTCTTGCTTAGTGTTGAATTCTTGAGTTTTTCTTTTCTCGTGTTTGTTTTGTTGGTTCAATTTATGTAACTCTTTCtctttatgaaaaaaaattaaagaagaagaaaacaagttCAATCACTATACTATAATTAGTTTGATCAAAATCATCTTACCTTATCACATTTTATAAAACTAGCACAATCAAATCatcttaaaacaaaaataaaatgcaattaaaAGGCGGGGATGAGAACAAAACTTGTTCTGTCCCACACTTATATGGTACTTAGTgtcacaataaaatattattttataattagttagtaattttttataatatttattaaagtaaaataaataagacTTGATATTACATAAACACACTATTTTTAGCATTTCTTACAAATTAAAATGATTTTGGTATGAGTGGAGAGGGCGTGTGGTGGATGGGTCCCACAGGATCTCCATATACATTGAACTTGTTGAACTTTTACGTTTGGCTTCTTCTTTTAAAATagctcattaaaataatataattttttaatttaataataatacaatattattataaaaaaattatatttaagaaaaaaataaataaatataaatatatgttcttctttctctctctttcattTATAGCTTTGTTGGAGTTGAGCCAAATAGGAGCAGTGAAGGGTGAGACTCACATGGTGTTTGTTTCGTGATCTAACCTGCTCCCGATTCTCGGCTTGGTCAAAGGAGCaagggtttttcttttttctcaccAATTTCGGTAATAAAACGATAACTAGTTTCGATTCTATTGTTGTTCGACTGTTATAGGATTTGTTTTAAGGATTGTGTTTgggaaatttgtaatttttgttgttgttgttgtgagaTTTGTGGTTATTGTTGAAAATCTGGTGGTGGGTTCTGTTTTGTTATGATGTTTGATGATCTAAATTTAACTTGATTGAGCATTGAATAGGGTTGGGTTGAATTGTTGTAAGAGGGTAATTGAGGAATATGGTAATgcttgatttttgaattatggtTGTGTTAGTTGTCACAAATTGAGTAAAAGATTGGATTTTGGAGATAATGAATGTGCAAGTTTGATCTCCTCAATGGAAGGTCATTTGTCTCATGGAGGGATTATTCCTGGTGGGGCCTCTTATGGAGGTCTTGATTTGCAAGGATCAATACGGGCTCAACATCAGGGACAACACCCACATACCATACACCAACAACATAATCCTAATCAATGCCAAACTCCCAATGTTCGCCCTTCGATACGTGAGGGTTTCCCGCTTACTATGGGAACATTGCATAGCTGTGATCAAAGGATGTCGATGGTTGATTACAATAGTAGGGGGGAAAGGAACAAAAACTCGGCAAGTGAGGAGGATGAGCCGAGCTTTACTGAAGAGGGTATTGATGGTCATAATGAAGTCAGTAGAGGGAAGAAGGGATCAATATGGCAGCGTGTCAAGTGGACCGACAAGATGGTGAAACTTCTGATTACTGCAGTGTCTTATATAGGTGAGGATGCTGGACCAGATTGTAGTGGTGGGGGAAGGAGGAAATTTGCAGTCCTACAGAAAAAGGGAAAGTGGAAATCTGTCTCCAAGGTTATGGCTGAAAGGGGTTTTAATGTTTCACCTCAACAGTGTGAGGACAAATTTAATGACCTTAACAAGAGATATAAAAGACTTAATGATGTGCTTGGGAGGGGAACTTCTTGCCAAGTTGTTGAGAATCCTGCGCTTTTGGACGTTATAGATTACCTAAATGAGAAAGAAAAGGATGATGTAAGAAAAATATTAAG
This window harbors:
- the LOC115709393 gene encoding uncharacterized protein LOC115709393, with amino-acid sequence MEGHLSHGGIIPGGASYGGLDLQGSIRAQHQGQHPHTIHQQHNPNQCQTPNVRPSIREGFPLTMGTLHSCDQRMSMVDYNSRGERNKNSASEEDEPSFTEEGIDGHNEVSRGKKGSIWQRVKWTDKMVKLLITAVSYIGEDAGPDCSGGGRRKFAVLQKKGKWKSVSKVMAERGFNVSPQQCEDKFNDLNKRYKRLNDVLGRGTSCQVVENPALLDVIDYLNEKEKDDVRKILSSKHLFYEEMCSYHNGNRLHLPHDPALQRSLQLALRTRDDNDNEDGRKHHHDDPDEEDQEVEIDDRDDLEDNNASHGDRGMYGLGDSGKRFRQGLGQGREDVGFGNSLNPHDCNKSSYSQPQVAQADINQAPPDGTKVAWLQKQWVESRSLQLEERKIQIQVEMLELEKQRLKWQRFSKKRDRELEKMRMENERMKLENERLALELKRKEMGGGFT